A region of Mesoplodon densirostris isolate mMesDen1 chromosome 11, mMesDen1 primary haplotype, whole genome shotgun sequence DNA encodes the following proteins:
- the SGSM3 gene encoding small G protein signaling modulator 3 isoform X6, giving the protein MSGSHIPSASGPFSALTPSMWPQEILAKCTQKEEAVEQPEFCYDEFGFRVDKEGADGAPRPGQLLEDPPQRLRWQAHLEFTHNHDVGDLTWDKIAISLPRSEKLRSLVLAGVPHSMRPQLWMRLSGALQKKRNSELSYREIVKDSANDETVAAKQQIEKDLLRTMPSNACFAHGSSVGVPRLRRVLRALAWLYPEIGYCQGTGMVAACLLLFLEEEDAFWMMCTIIEDLLPASYFSTTLLGVQTDQRLLRHLIVQYLPRLDRLLQEHDIELSLITLHWFLTAFASVVHIRLLLRLWDLFFYEGSLVLFQTTLGMLRLKEEELIQSENSASIFNTLSDIPSQMEDADLLLGEAMRLAGSLTDVAVESQRRKHLAYLLADQGQLLGASPTASLSQVVRRRTQRRKSGITSLLFGEDDLEALKAKNIKQTELVADLREAILRVARHFQCTDPKNCSVQELSPDYSMESHQRDHENYVACSRGHPRRAKALLDFERHDDDELGFRKNDIITIISQKDEHCWVGELNGLRGWFPAKFVEVLDERSKEYSIAGDDSVTEGVTDLVRGTLCPALKALFEHGLKKPSLLGGACHPWLFIEEAAGREVERDFDSVYSRLVLCKTYRLDEDGKVLTPEELLYRAVQSVNVTHDAAHAQMDVKLRSLICVGLNPGWVQIKCELRVLCCFAFSLSQDWELPAKREEEKQPLKEGVQDMLVKHHLFSWDIDG; this is encoded by the exons AAGGAAGAGGCAGTGGAGCAACCAGAGTTCTGCTATGATGAGTTCGGCTTCCGCGTGGACAAGGAAG GCGCAGACGGCGCCCCCcgcccaggccagctgctggagGACCCCCCCCAGAGGCTGCGCTGGCAGGCCCACCTGGAGTTCACCCACAACCACGACgtgggggacctcacctgggacaAGATTGCCATCTCCCTGCCCCGCTCGGAGAAGCTCCGTTCCCTGGTGCTGGCCGGGGTGCCCCACAGCATGAGGCCGCAG CTGTGGATGCGGCTCTCCGGGGCCCTGCAGAAGAAGAGGAACTCCGAGCTGTCCTACCGAGAGATCGTGAAGGACAGCGCCAACGACGAGACCGTTGCTGCCAAGCAG CAGATCGAGAAGGACCTGCTGCGCACCATGCCCAGCAACGCTTGCTTCGCCCACGGGAGCAGCGTGGGTGTCCCCCGCCTGCGCAGGGTGCTCCGAGCGCTGGCCTGGCTCTACCCGGAGATCGGCTACTGCCAGGGCACGGGCATG GTGGCTGCCTGCCTCCTGCtgttcctggaggaggaggacgcCTTCTGGATGATGTGCACCATCATCGAGGACCTGCTCCCCGCCTCCTACTTCAGCACCACCCTGCTGGGCGTCCAGACCGACCAGCGGCTCCTGCGCCACCTCATCGTCCAGTACCTGCCTCGGCTGGACAGGCTGCTCCAGGAGCATGACATCG AGCTGTCCCTCATCACACTGCACTGGTTCCTCACGGCCTTTGCCAGTGTGGTGCACATCAGGCTGCTGCTGCGCCTCTGGGACCTGTTTTTCTACGAGGGCTCCCTGGTGCTGTTCCAGACCACGCTGGGCATGCTGCGCCTCAAG GAGGAGGAGCTGATCCAGTCGGAGAATTCGGCCTCCATCTTCAACACGCTGTCGGACATACCGTCGCAGATGGAGGACGCGGACCTGCTGCTGGGGGAGGCCATGCGGCTGGCGGGCTCCCTCACTGACGTGGCCGTGGAGAGCCAGCGCCGCAAGCACCTGGCCTACCTCCTAGCCGACCAGGGCCAGCTCCTGGGCGCCAGCCCCACTGCCAGCCTCTCTCAG GTTGTCCGCCGCAGGACCCAGCGGAGGAAGTCTGGCATCACGTCGCTGCTCTTTG GGGAGGATGACCTGGAGGCGCTCAAGGCCAAGAACATCAAGCAGACGGAGCTGGTGGCCGACCTCCGGGAAGCCATCCTGCGCGTGGCACGCCACTTCCAGTGCACAGACCCCAAGAACTGCAGTGTG CAGGAGCTGAGCCCGGACTACAGCATGGAGAGCCACCAGAGGGACCACGAGAACTACGTGGCATGCTCGCGCGGCCACCCACGCCGGGCCAAGGCCCTGCTGGACTTCGAGCGCCACGATGATGACGAGCTGGGCTTCCGCAAGAACGACATCATTACG ATCATCTCCCAGAAGGACGAGCACTGCTGGGTGGGGGAGCTGAATGGCTTGAGAG GCTGGTTTCCAGCGAAGTTCGTGGAAGTCCTGGACGAGCGGAGCAAGGAG TACTCCATCGCGGGGGACGATTCTGTGACAGAGGGGGTCACGGACCTCGTGCGAGGGACCCTCTGCCCGGCCCTGAAGGCCCTGTTTGAACACGGACTGAAGAAGCCTTCCCTGCTTGGGGGCGCCTGCCACCCCTGGCTGTTCATCGAGGAG GCGGCGGGCCGGGAGGTCGAGAGAGACTTCGACTCGGTGTATTCGCGCCTAGTGCTGTGTAAGACATACAG GTTGGATGAAGATGGCAAAGTCCTGACCCCAGAGGAGCTGCTCTACCGG GCTGTGCAGTCCGTTAACGTGACGCATGACGCTGCACACGCACAAATGGATGTCAAGCTCCGCTCCCTCATCTGTGTGGGGCTCAA CCCCGGCTGGGTCCAGATCAAGTGCGAGCTGCG cGTCCTCTGCTGCTTCGCCTTTAGCCTCTCCCAAGACTGGGAACTTCCTGCAAAGAGAGAG GAGGAGAAGCAGCCCCTGAAGGAGGGTGTCCAGGACATGCTGGTGAAGCACCACCTTTTCAGCTGGGACATAGACGGGTGA
- the SGSM3 gene encoding small G protein signaling modulator 3 isoform X1: protein MSGSHIPSASGPFSALTPSMWPQEILAKCTQKEEAVEQPEFCYDEFGFRVDKEGADGAPRPGQLLEDPPQRLRWQAHLEFTHNHDVGDLTWDKIAISLPRSEKLRSLVLAGVPHSMRPQLWMRLSGALQKKRNSELSYREIVKDSANDETVAAKQQIEKDLLRTMPSNACFAHGSSVGVPRLRRVLRALAWLYPEIGYCQGTGMVAACLLLFLEEEDAFWMMCTIIEDLLPASYFSTTLLGVQTDQRLLRHLIVQYLPRLDRLLQEHDIELSLITLHWFLTAFASVVHIRLLLRLWDLFFYEGSLVLFQTTLGMLRLKEEELIQSENSASIFNTLSDIPSQMEDADLLLGEAMRLAGSLTDVAVESQRRKHLAYLLADQGQLLGASPTASLSQVVRRRTQRRKSGITSLLFGEDDLEALKAKNIKQTELVADLREAILRVARHFQCTDPKNCSVQELSPDYSMESHQRDHENYVACSRGHPRRAKALLDFERHDDDELGFRKNDIITIISQKDEHCWVGELNGLRGWFPAKFVEVLDERSKEYSIAGDDSVTEGVTDLVRGTLCPALKALFEHGLKKPSLLGGACHPWLFIEEAAGREVERDFDSVYSRLVLCKTYRLDEDGKVLTPEELLYRAVQSVNVTHDAAHAQMDVKLRSLICVGLNEQVLHLWLEVLCSSLPTVEKWYQPWSFLRSPGWVQIKCELRVLCCFAFSLSQDWELPAKREEEKQPLKEGVQDMLVKHHLFSWDIDG, encoded by the exons AAGGAAGAGGCAGTGGAGCAACCAGAGTTCTGCTATGATGAGTTCGGCTTCCGCGTGGACAAGGAAG GCGCAGACGGCGCCCCCcgcccaggccagctgctggagGACCCCCCCCAGAGGCTGCGCTGGCAGGCCCACCTGGAGTTCACCCACAACCACGACgtgggggacctcacctgggacaAGATTGCCATCTCCCTGCCCCGCTCGGAGAAGCTCCGTTCCCTGGTGCTGGCCGGGGTGCCCCACAGCATGAGGCCGCAG CTGTGGATGCGGCTCTCCGGGGCCCTGCAGAAGAAGAGGAACTCCGAGCTGTCCTACCGAGAGATCGTGAAGGACAGCGCCAACGACGAGACCGTTGCTGCCAAGCAG CAGATCGAGAAGGACCTGCTGCGCACCATGCCCAGCAACGCTTGCTTCGCCCACGGGAGCAGCGTGGGTGTCCCCCGCCTGCGCAGGGTGCTCCGAGCGCTGGCCTGGCTCTACCCGGAGATCGGCTACTGCCAGGGCACGGGCATG GTGGCTGCCTGCCTCCTGCtgttcctggaggaggaggacgcCTTCTGGATGATGTGCACCATCATCGAGGACCTGCTCCCCGCCTCCTACTTCAGCACCACCCTGCTGGGCGTCCAGACCGACCAGCGGCTCCTGCGCCACCTCATCGTCCAGTACCTGCCTCGGCTGGACAGGCTGCTCCAGGAGCATGACATCG AGCTGTCCCTCATCACACTGCACTGGTTCCTCACGGCCTTTGCCAGTGTGGTGCACATCAGGCTGCTGCTGCGCCTCTGGGACCTGTTTTTCTACGAGGGCTCCCTGGTGCTGTTCCAGACCACGCTGGGCATGCTGCGCCTCAAG GAGGAGGAGCTGATCCAGTCGGAGAATTCGGCCTCCATCTTCAACACGCTGTCGGACATACCGTCGCAGATGGAGGACGCGGACCTGCTGCTGGGGGAGGCCATGCGGCTGGCGGGCTCCCTCACTGACGTGGCCGTGGAGAGCCAGCGCCGCAAGCACCTGGCCTACCTCCTAGCCGACCAGGGCCAGCTCCTGGGCGCCAGCCCCACTGCCAGCCTCTCTCAG GTTGTCCGCCGCAGGACCCAGCGGAGGAAGTCTGGCATCACGTCGCTGCTCTTTG GGGAGGATGACCTGGAGGCGCTCAAGGCCAAGAACATCAAGCAGACGGAGCTGGTGGCCGACCTCCGGGAAGCCATCCTGCGCGTGGCACGCCACTTCCAGTGCACAGACCCCAAGAACTGCAGTGTG CAGGAGCTGAGCCCGGACTACAGCATGGAGAGCCACCAGAGGGACCACGAGAACTACGTGGCATGCTCGCGCGGCCACCCACGCCGGGCCAAGGCCCTGCTGGACTTCGAGCGCCACGATGATGACGAGCTGGGCTTCCGCAAGAACGACATCATTACG ATCATCTCCCAGAAGGACGAGCACTGCTGGGTGGGGGAGCTGAATGGCTTGAGAG GCTGGTTTCCAGCGAAGTTCGTGGAAGTCCTGGACGAGCGGAGCAAGGAG TACTCCATCGCGGGGGACGATTCTGTGACAGAGGGGGTCACGGACCTCGTGCGAGGGACCCTCTGCCCGGCCCTGAAGGCCCTGTTTGAACACGGACTGAAGAAGCCTTCCCTGCTTGGGGGCGCCTGCCACCCCTGGCTGTTCATCGAGGAG GCGGCGGGCCGGGAGGTCGAGAGAGACTTCGACTCGGTGTATTCGCGCCTAGTGCTGTGTAAGACATACAG GTTGGATGAAGATGGCAAAGTCCTGACCCCAGAGGAGCTGCTCTACCGG GCTGTGCAGTCCGTTAACGTGACGCATGACGCTGCACACGCACAAATGGATGTCAAGCTCCGCTCCCTCATCTGTGTGGGGCTCAA TGAGCAGGTCCTGCACCTGTGGCTGGAGGTGCTCTGCTCCAGTCTGCCCACCGTGGAAAAGTGGTACCAGCCCTGGTCCTTCCTGCGCAGCCCCGGCTGGGTCCAGATCAAGTGCGAGCTGCG cGTCCTCTGCTGCTTCGCCTTTAGCCTCTCCCAAGACTGGGAACTTCCTGCAAAGAGAGAG GAGGAGAAGCAGCCCCTGAAGGAGGGTGTCCAGGACATGCTGGTGAAGCACCACCTTTTCAGCTGGGACATAGACGGGTGA
- the SGSM3 gene encoding small G protein signaling modulator 3 isoform X4 → MSGSHIPSASGPFSALTPSMWPQEILAKCTQKEEAVEQPEFCYDEFGFRVDKEGADGAPRPGQLLEDPPQRLRWQAHLEFTHNHDVGDLTWDKIAISLPRSEKLRSLVLAGVPHSMRPQLWMRLSGALQKKRNSELSYREIVKDSANDETVAAKQIEKDLLRTMPSNACFAHGSSVGVPRLRRVLRALAWLYPEIGYCQGTGMVAACLLLFLEEEDAFWMMCTIIEDLLPASYFSTTLLGVQTDQRLLRHLIVQYLPRLDRLLQEHDIELSLITLHWFLTAFASVVHIRLLLRLWDLFFYEGSLVLFQTTLGMLRLKEEELIQSENSASIFNTLSDIPSQMEDADLLLGEAMRLAGSLTDVAVESQRRKHLAYLLADQGQLLGASPTASLSQVVRRRTQRRKSGITSLLFGEDDLEALKAKNIKQTELVADLREAILRVARHFQCTDPKNCSVELSPDYSMESHQRDHENYVACSRGHPRRAKALLDFERHDDDELGFRKNDIITIISQKDEHCWVGELNGLRGWFPAKFVEVLDERSKEYSIAGDDSVTEGVTDLVRGTLCPALKALFEHGLKKPSLLGGACHPWLFIEEAAGREVERDFDSVYSRLVLCKTYRLDEDGKVLTPEELLYRAVQSVNVTHDAAHAQMDVKLRSLICVGLNEQVLHLWLEVLCSSLPTVEKWYQPWSFLRSPGWVQIKCELRVLCCFAFSLSQDWELPAKREEEKQPLKEGVQDMLVKHHLFSWDIDG, encoded by the exons AAGGAAGAGGCAGTGGAGCAACCAGAGTTCTGCTATGATGAGTTCGGCTTCCGCGTGGACAAGGAAG GCGCAGACGGCGCCCCCcgcccaggccagctgctggagGACCCCCCCCAGAGGCTGCGCTGGCAGGCCCACCTGGAGTTCACCCACAACCACGACgtgggggacctcacctgggacaAGATTGCCATCTCCCTGCCCCGCTCGGAGAAGCTCCGTTCCCTGGTGCTGGCCGGGGTGCCCCACAGCATGAGGCCGCAG CTGTGGATGCGGCTCTCCGGGGCCCTGCAGAAGAAGAGGAACTCCGAGCTGTCCTACCGAGAGATCGTGAAGGACAGCGCCAACGACGAGACCGTTGCTGCCAAGCAG ATCGAGAAGGACCTGCTGCGCACCATGCCCAGCAACGCTTGCTTCGCCCACGGGAGCAGCGTGGGTGTCCCCCGCCTGCGCAGGGTGCTCCGAGCGCTGGCCTGGCTCTACCCGGAGATCGGCTACTGCCAGGGCACGGGCATG GTGGCTGCCTGCCTCCTGCtgttcctggaggaggaggacgcCTTCTGGATGATGTGCACCATCATCGAGGACCTGCTCCCCGCCTCCTACTTCAGCACCACCCTGCTGGGCGTCCAGACCGACCAGCGGCTCCTGCGCCACCTCATCGTCCAGTACCTGCCTCGGCTGGACAGGCTGCTCCAGGAGCATGACATCG AGCTGTCCCTCATCACACTGCACTGGTTCCTCACGGCCTTTGCCAGTGTGGTGCACATCAGGCTGCTGCTGCGCCTCTGGGACCTGTTTTTCTACGAGGGCTCCCTGGTGCTGTTCCAGACCACGCTGGGCATGCTGCGCCTCAAG GAGGAGGAGCTGATCCAGTCGGAGAATTCGGCCTCCATCTTCAACACGCTGTCGGACATACCGTCGCAGATGGAGGACGCGGACCTGCTGCTGGGGGAGGCCATGCGGCTGGCGGGCTCCCTCACTGACGTGGCCGTGGAGAGCCAGCGCCGCAAGCACCTGGCCTACCTCCTAGCCGACCAGGGCCAGCTCCTGGGCGCCAGCCCCACTGCCAGCCTCTCTCAG GTTGTCCGCCGCAGGACCCAGCGGAGGAAGTCTGGCATCACGTCGCTGCTCTTTG GGGAGGATGACCTGGAGGCGCTCAAGGCCAAGAACATCAAGCAGACGGAGCTGGTGGCCGACCTCCGGGAAGCCATCCTGCGCGTGGCACGCCACTTCCAGTGCACAGACCCCAAGAACTGCAGTGTG GAGCTGAGCCCGGACTACAGCATGGAGAGCCACCAGAGGGACCACGAGAACTACGTGGCATGCTCGCGCGGCCACCCACGCCGGGCCAAGGCCCTGCTGGACTTCGAGCGCCACGATGATGACGAGCTGGGCTTCCGCAAGAACGACATCATTACG ATCATCTCCCAGAAGGACGAGCACTGCTGGGTGGGGGAGCTGAATGGCTTGAGAG GCTGGTTTCCAGCGAAGTTCGTGGAAGTCCTGGACGAGCGGAGCAAGGAG TACTCCATCGCGGGGGACGATTCTGTGACAGAGGGGGTCACGGACCTCGTGCGAGGGACCCTCTGCCCGGCCCTGAAGGCCCTGTTTGAACACGGACTGAAGAAGCCTTCCCTGCTTGGGGGCGCCTGCCACCCCTGGCTGTTCATCGAGGAG GCGGCGGGCCGGGAGGTCGAGAGAGACTTCGACTCGGTGTATTCGCGCCTAGTGCTGTGTAAGACATACAG GTTGGATGAAGATGGCAAAGTCCTGACCCCAGAGGAGCTGCTCTACCGG GCTGTGCAGTCCGTTAACGTGACGCATGACGCTGCACACGCACAAATGGATGTCAAGCTCCGCTCCCTCATCTGTGTGGGGCTCAA TGAGCAGGTCCTGCACCTGTGGCTGGAGGTGCTCTGCTCCAGTCTGCCCACCGTGGAAAAGTGGTACCAGCCCTGGTCCTTCCTGCGCAGCCCCGGCTGGGTCCAGATCAAGTGCGAGCTGCG cGTCCTCTGCTGCTTCGCCTTTAGCCTCTCCCAAGACTGGGAACTTCCTGCAAAGAGAGAG GAGGAGAAGCAGCCCCTGAAGGAGGGTGTCCAGGACATGCTGGTGAAGCACCACCTTTTCAGCTGGGACATAGACGGGTGA
- the SGSM3 gene encoding small G protein signaling modulator 3 isoform X3, translated as MSGSHIPSASGPFSALTPSMWPQEILAKCTQKEEAVEQPEFCYDEFGFRVDKEGADGAPRPGQLLEDPPQRLRWQAHLEFTHNHDVGDLTWDKIAISLPRSEKLRSLVLAGVPHSMRPQLWMRLSGALQKKRNSELSYREIVKDSANDETVAAKQIEKDLLRTMPSNACFAHGSSVGVPRLRRVLRALAWLYPEIGYCQGTGMVAACLLLFLEEEDAFWMMCTIIEDLLPASYFSTTLLGVQTDQRLLRHLIVQYLPRLDRLLQEHDIELSLITLHWFLTAFASVVHIRLLLRLWDLFFYEGSLVLFQTTLGMLRLKEEELIQSENSASIFNTLSDIPSQMEDADLLLGEAMRLAGSLTDVAVESQRRKHLAYLLADQGQLLGASPTASLSQVVRRRTQRRKSGITSLLFGEDDLEALKAKNIKQTELVADLREAILRVARHFQCTDPKNCSVQELSPDYSMESHQRDHENYVACSRGHPRRAKALLDFERHDDDELGFRKNDIITIISQKDEHCWVGELNGLRGWFPAKFVEVLDERSKEYSIAGDDSVTEGVTDLVRGTLCPALKALFEHGLKKPSLLGGACHPWLFIEEAAGREVERDFDSVYSRLVLCKTYRLDEDGKVLTPEELLYRAVQSVNVTHDAAHAQMDVKLRSLICVGLNEQVLHLWLEVLCSSLPTVEKWYQPWSFLRSPGWVQIKCELRVLCCFAFSLSQDWELPAKREEEKQPLKEGVQDMLVKHHLFSWDIDG; from the exons AAGGAAGAGGCAGTGGAGCAACCAGAGTTCTGCTATGATGAGTTCGGCTTCCGCGTGGACAAGGAAG GCGCAGACGGCGCCCCCcgcccaggccagctgctggagGACCCCCCCCAGAGGCTGCGCTGGCAGGCCCACCTGGAGTTCACCCACAACCACGACgtgggggacctcacctgggacaAGATTGCCATCTCCCTGCCCCGCTCGGAGAAGCTCCGTTCCCTGGTGCTGGCCGGGGTGCCCCACAGCATGAGGCCGCAG CTGTGGATGCGGCTCTCCGGGGCCCTGCAGAAGAAGAGGAACTCCGAGCTGTCCTACCGAGAGATCGTGAAGGACAGCGCCAACGACGAGACCGTTGCTGCCAAGCAG ATCGAGAAGGACCTGCTGCGCACCATGCCCAGCAACGCTTGCTTCGCCCACGGGAGCAGCGTGGGTGTCCCCCGCCTGCGCAGGGTGCTCCGAGCGCTGGCCTGGCTCTACCCGGAGATCGGCTACTGCCAGGGCACGGGCATG GTGGCTGCCTGCCTCCTGCtgttcctggaggaggaggacgcCTTCTGGATGATGTGCACCATCATCGAGGACCTGCTCCCCGCCTCCTACTTCAGCACCACCCTGCTGGGCGTCCAGACCGACCAGCGGCTCCTGCGCCACCTCATCGTCCAGTACCTGCCTCGGCTGGACAGGCTGCTCCAGGAGCATGACATCG AGCTGTCCCTCATCACACTGCACTGGTTCCTCACGGCCTTTGCCAGTGTGGTGCACATCAGGCTGCTGCTGCGCCTCTGGGACCTGTTTTTCTACGAGGGCTCCCTGGTGCTGTTCCAGACCACGCTGGGCATGCTGCGCCTCAAG GAGGAGGAGCTGATCCAGTCGGAGAATTCGGCCTCCATCTTCAACACGCTGTCGGACATACCGTCGCAGATGGAGGACGCGGACCTGCTGCTGGGGGAGGCCATGCGGCTGGCGGGCTCCCTCACTGACGTGGCCGTGGAGAGCCAGCGCCGCAAGCACCTGGCCTACCTCCTAGCCGACCAGGGCCAGCTCCTGGGCGCCAGCCCCACTGCCAGCCTCTCTCAG GTTGTCCGCCGCAGGACCCAGCGGAGGAAGTCTGGCATCACGTCGCTGCTCTTTG GGGAGGATGACCTGGAGGCGCTCAAGGCCAAGAACATCAAGCAGACGGAGCTGGTGGCCGACCTCCGGGAAGCCATCCTGCGCGTGGCACGCCACTTCCAGTGCACAGACCCCAAGAACTGCAGTGTG CAGGAGCTGAGCCCGGACTACAGCATGGAGAGCCACCAGAGGGACCACGAGAACTACGTGGCATGCTCGCGCGGCCACCCACGCCGGGCCAAGGCCCTGCTGGACTTCGAGCGCCACGATGATGACGAGCTGGGCTTCCGCAAGAACGACATCATTACG ATCATCTCCCAGAAGGACGAGCACTGCTGGGTGGGGGAGCTGAATGGCTTGAGAG GCTGGTTTCCAGCGAAGTTCGTGGAAGTCCTGGACGAGCGGAGCAAGGAG TACTCCATCGCGGGGGACGATTCTGTGACAGAGGGGGTCACGGACCTCGTGCGAGGGACCCTCTGCCCGGCCCTGAAGGCCCTGTTTGAACACGGACTGAAGAAGCCTTCCCTGCTTGGGGGCGCCTGCCACCCCTGGCTGTTCATCGAGGAG GCGGCGGGCCGGGAGGTCGAGAGAGACTTCGACTCGGTGTATTCGCGCCTAGTGCTGTGTAAGACATACAG GTTGGATGAAGATGGCAAAGTCCTGACCCCAGAGGAGCTGCTCTACCGG GCTGTGCAGTCCGTTAACGTGACGCATGACGCTGCACACGCACAAATGGATGTCAAGCTCCGCTCCCTCATCTGTGTGGGGCTCAA TGAGCAGGTCCTGCACCTGTGGCTGGAGGTGCTCTGCTCCAGTCTGCCCACCGTGGAAAAGTGGTACCAGCCCTGGTCCTTCCTGCGCAGCCCCGGCTGGGTCCAGATCAAGTGCGAGCTGCG cGTCCTCTGCTGCTTCGCCTTTAGCCTCTCCCAAGACTGGGAACTTCCTGCAAAGAGAGAG GAGGAGAAGCAGCCCCTGAAGGAGGGTGTCCAGGACATGCTGGTGAAGCACCACCTTTTCAGCTGGGACATAGACGGGTGA
- the SGSM3 gene encoding small G protein signaling modulator 3 isoform X2 yields MSGSHIPSASGPFSALTPSMWPQEILAKCTQKEEAVEQPEFCYDEFGFRVDKEGADGAPRPGQLLEDPPQRLRWQAHLEFTHNHDVGDLTWDKIAISLPRSEKLRSLVLAGVPHSMRPQLWMRLSGALQKKRNSELSYREIVKDSANDETVAAKQQIEKDLLRTMPSNACFAHGSSVGVPRLRRVLRALAWLYPEIGYCQGTGMVAACLLLFLEEEDAFWMMCTIIEDLLPASYFSTTLLGVQTDQRLLRHLIVQYLPRLDRLLQEHDIELSLITLHWFLTAFASVVHIRLLLRLWDLFFYEGSLVLFQTTLGMLRLKEEELIQSENSASIFNTLSDIPSQMEDADLLLGEAMRLAGSLTDVAVESQRRKHLAYLLADQGQLLGASPTASLSQVVRRRTQRRKSGITSLLFGEDDLEALKAKNIKQTELVADLREAILRVARHFQCTDPKNCSVELSPDYSMESHQRDHENYVACSRGHPRRAKALLDFERHDDDELGFRKNDIITIISQKDEHCWVGELNGLRGWFPAKFVEVLDERSKEYSIAGDDSVTEGVTDLVRGTLCPALKALFEHGLKKPSLLGGACHPWLFIEEAAGREVERDFDSVYSRLVLCKTYRLDEDGKVLTPEELLYRAVQSVNVTHDAAHAQMDVKLRSLICVGLNEQVLHLWLEVLCSSLPTVEKWYQPWSFLRSPGWVQIKCELRVLCCFAFSLSQDWELPAKREEEKQPLKEGVQDMLVKHHLFSWDIDG; encoded by the exons AAGGAAGAGGCAGTGGAGCAACCAGAGTTCTGCTATGATGAGTTCGGCTTCCGCGTGGACAAGGAAG GCGCAGACGGCGCCCCCcgcccaggccagctgctggagGACCCCCCCCAGAGGCTGCGCTGGCAGGCCCACCTGGAGTTCACCCACAACCACGACgtgggggacctcacctgggacaAGATTGCCATCTCCCTGCCCCGCTCGGAGAAGCTCCGTTCCCTGGTGCTGGCCGGGGTGCCCCACAGCATGAGGCCGCAG CTGTGGATGCGGCTCTCCGGGGCCCTGCAGAAGAAGAGGAACTCCGAGCTGTCCTACCGAGAGATCGTGAAGGACAGCGCCAACGACGAGACCGTTGCTGCCAAGCAG CAGATCGAGAAGGACCTGCTGCGCACCATGCCCAGCAACGCTTGCTTCGCCCACGGGAGCAGCGTGGGTGTCCCCCGCCTGCGCAGGGTGCTCCGAGCGCTGGCCTGGCTCTACCCGGAGATCGGCTACTGCCAGGGCACGGGCATG GTGGCTGCCTGCCTCCTGCtgttcctggaggaggaggacgcCTTCTGGATGATGTGCACCATCATCGAGGACCTGCTCCCCGCCTCCTACTTCAGCACCACCCTGCTGGGCGTCCAGACCGACCAGCGGCTCCTGCGCCACCTCATCGTCCAGTACCTGCCTCGGCTGGACAGGCTGCTCCAGGAGCATGACATCG AGCTGTCCCTCATCACACTGCACTGGTTCCTCACGGCCTTTGCCAGTGTGGTGCACATCAGGCTGCTGCTGCGCCTCTGGGACCTGTTTTTCTACGAGGGCTCCCTGGTGCTGTTCCAGACCACGCTGGGCATGCTGCGCCTCAAG GAGGAGGAGCTGATCCAGTCGGAGAATTCGGCCTCCATCTTCAACACGCTGTCGGACATACCGTCGCAGATGGAGGACGCGGACCTGCTGCTGGGGGAGGCCATGCGGCTGGCGGGCTCCCTCACTGACGTGGCCGTGGAGAGCCAGCGCCGCAAGCACCTGGCCTACCTCCTAGCCGACCAGGGCCAGCTCCTGGGCGCCAGCCCCACTGCCAGCCTCTCTCAG GTTGTCCGCCGCAGGACCCAGCGGAGGAAGTCTGGCATCACGTCGCTGCTCTTTG GGGAGGATGACCTGGAGGCGCTCAAGGCCAAGAACATCAAGCAGACGGAGCTGGTGGCCGACCTCCGGGAAGCCATCCTGCGCGTGGCACGCCACTTCCAGTGCACAGACCCCAAGAACTGCAGTGTG GAGCTGAGCCCGGACTACAGCATGGAGAGCCACCAGAGGGACCACGAGAACTACGTGGCATGCTCGCGCGGCCACCCACGCCGGGCCAAGGCCCTGCTGGACTTCGAGCGCCACGATGATGACGAGCTGGGCTTCCGCAAGAACGACATCATTACG ATCATCTCCCAGAAGGACGAGCACTGCTGGGTGGGGGAGCTGAATGGCTTGAGAG GCTGGTTTCCAGCGAAGTTCGTGGAAGTCCTGGACGAGCGGAGCAAGGAG TACTCCATCGCGGGGGACGATTCTGTGACAGAGGGGGTCACGGACCTCGTGCGAGGGACCCTCTGCCCGGCCCTGAAGGCCCTGTTTGAACACGGACTGAAGAAGCCTTCCCTGCTTGGGGGCGCCTGCCACCCCTGGCTGTTCATCGAGGAG GCGGCGGGCCGGGAGGTCGAGAGAGACTTCGACTCGGTGTATTCGCGCCTAGTGCTGTGTAAGACATACAG GTTGGATGAAGATGGCAAAGTCCTGACCCCAGAGGAGCTGCTCTACCGG GCTGTGCAGTCCGTTAACGTGACGCATGACGCTGCACACGCACAAATGGATGTCAAGCTCCGCTCCCTCATCTGTGTGGGGCTCAA TGAGCAGGTCCTGCACCTGTGGCTGGAGGTGCTCTGCTCCAGTCTGCCCACCGTGGAAAAGTGGTACCAGCCCTGGTCCTTCCTGCGCAGCCCCGGCTGGGTCCAGATCAAGTGCGAGCTGCG cGTCCTCTGCTGCTTCGCCTTTAGCCTCTCCCAAGACTGGGAACTTCCTGCAAAGAGAGAG GAGGAGAAGCAGCCCCTGAAGGAGGGTGTCCAGGACATGCTGGTGAAGCACCACCTTTTCAGCTGGGACATAGACGGGTGA